Proteins from a single region of Phycisphaeraceae bacterium D3-23:
- a CDS encoding DUF2752 domain-containing protein, whose product MSEANAPPTTAADRPTAAPTPLPIPAAPRPLSRIHNRLIALPVFLAGSTVLGLAAWMEPDSSGMGTHQQLGLPPCSFEQVTGLPCATCGCTTSFAHAAEGSLLTSLTTQPFGAVLAVMTAMAVLISGWALVTNMPFAPVVYAVTRGKFIAGLIAFMMLAWGFNILRSLG is encoded by the coding sequence ATGTCCGAGGCTAACGCCCCACCCACCACCGCCGCCGACCGCCCCACCGCTGCGCCCACCCCGCTGCCGATCCCGGCGGCACCGCGACCGCTGTCGCGCATCCACAACCGGCTGATCGCGCTGCCTGTTTTCCTCGCAGGGTCCACGGTGCTCGGGCTCGCGGCGTGGATGGAGCCCGACAGCAGCGGCATGGGCACGCACCAGCAACTCGGGCTGCCGCCTTGTTCGTTTGAGCAGGTGACGGGCTTGCCGTGCGCGACCTGCGGATGTACGACCTCGTTCGCGCACGCGGCCGAGGGCTCGCTGCTCACCTCCCTCACCACCCAGCCGTTCGGCGCGGTGCTCGCCGTGATGACCGCGATGGCGGTGCTGATCTCGGGCTGGGCGCTGGTAACGAACATGCCCTTCGCGCCGGTCGTGTACGCCGTCACCCGCGGTAAGTTCATCGCCGGGCTGATCGCGTTCATGATGCTCGCCTGGGGCTTCAACATCCTGCGGAGTTTGGGCTAG
- the dusB gene encoding tRNA dihydrouridine synthase DusB: MLRIGPLTLPTNLLLAPVAGYFDLANRLVVRSVKGVPCEPQHLGDPAFDIGDGTYGAVGLTCTELLCPQAVLKENDKSMWLASTAPEDRPVAMQLYGADLDILVQAAQWAEQHGAAVIDINMGCPVDKVTKKNGGSKLLCDPCNAQTIVKSVVDAVNVPVTCKIRLGWDDESIIADTLPSMLCDVGAQMITVHGRTTAMKFRPSVRLEGIAMTVEGVKRHHPDIPVIGNGDIKTPEDAATMIAATGCDGVMVARGAMGQPWLFRDIAYHLKTGQTAPPLPRVERAQLVLDHFEHLLRYRGERIAVNTIRFRTAKYSAHLQPWPGLRRNVQPMKTAQEFRDYWREGMSRIAEEDAALVTV, from the coding sequence ATGCTCCGCATCGGCCCGCTTACGCTACCGACGAACCTGCTGCTCGCGCCCGTCGCCGGGTACTTCGACCTCGCCAACCGGCTCGTCGTGCGCTCGGTCAAGGGCGTCCCCTGCGAACCCCAGCACCTGGGCGACCCGGCGTTCGACATCGGCGATGGCACCTACGGCGCGGTCGGACTCACCTGCACCGAACTCCTCTGCCCGCAGGCGGTGCTCAAGGAAAACGATAAGTCGATGTGGCTCGCCTCCACCGCGCCCGAAGATCGGCCCGTCGCGATGCAGCTCTACGGCGCCGACCTCGACATCCTCGTCCAGGCCGCGCAGTGGGCCGAGCAGCACGGCGCGGCCGTGATCGATATCAACATGGGCTGCCCCGTCGACAAGGTCACCAAGAAGAATGGCGGCAGCAAACTCCTGTGCGACCCGTGCAACGCGCAGACGATCGTGAAGTCGGTTGTCGACGCGGTCAACGTCCCCGTCACCTGCAAGATCCGTCTGGGCTGGGACGACGAGTCGATCATTGCCGACACGCTGCCGAGCATGCTTTGCGATGTCGGCGCGCAGATGATCACCGTGCACGGCCGAACCACCGCGATGAAGTTCCGACCGAGCGTCCGGCTCGAAGGGATTGCCATGACCGTCGAAGGTGTCAAGCGTCACCACCCTGACATCCCGGTGATCGGCAACGGCGACATCAAGACGCCCGAGGACGCCGCGACGATGATCGCCGCGACCGGGTGCGACGGCGTCATGGTCGCGCGCGGCGCGATGGGCCAGCCCTGGCTCTTCCGCGATATCGCATACCACCTCAAGACCGGCCAAACCGCGCCGCCCCTGCCCCGCGTCGAGCGCGCCCAGCTCGTCCTAGACCACTTCGAGCACCTGCTCCGCTACCGCGGCGAACGCATCGCCGTCAACACCATCCGCTTCCGCACCGCCAAGTACTCCGCCCACCTCCAGCCCTGGCCCGGGCTCCGCCGCAACGTCCAGCCGATGAAGACGGCCCAAGAGTTCCGCGACTACTGGCGCGAAGGGATGTCGCGGATCGCGGAGGAGGATGCGGCACTTGTCACCGTATAG
- a CDS encoding transcriptional repressor has product MAQRKTSQRQAVQQVFASAGRPLTVAEAFELAQREVESIGTATVYRAINALVDEGFLVPVQIPGEPDRYELAGLGHHHHFHCNDCGKVFDVEGCPGAMKNLCPPGFELTGHEVMLYGRCDGCADAA; this is encoded by the coding sequence GTGGCGCAGCGTAAAACCAGCCAGCGGCAGGCGGTGCAGCAGGTCTTCGCGTCGGCGGGGCGGCCGCTGACCGTGGCGGAGGCGTTCGAGTTGGCCCAGCGCGAGGTCGAATCGATCGGGACCGCGACGGTCTACCGCGCGATCAACGCGCTGGTCGATGAGGGGTTTCTGGTGCCGGTGCAGATCCCTGGCGAGCCGGACCGCTACGAGCTCGCGGGGCTGGGGCATCACCACCACTTCCACTGCAACGACTGCGGCAAGGTGTTCGATGTTGAGGGGTGCCCGGGCGCGATGAAGAACCTGTGCCCGCCGGGGTTCGAGCTCACCGGGCACGAGGTGATGCTGTATGGCCGATGCGATGGATGCGCGGACGCGGCCTAG
- a CDS encoding ATP-grasp domain-containing protein — MPNPVVVIAEAGGPLARAAKRAGYDPFVIDTLGTADAPGAVCESARFPFGVLDLIAQAPAGASVLLGGPMENHPDLVDAVTKGRELLGSSTAAMRNSRHPYALSTLPPFAGLRLCRTKTRLSFAGRLARLAFGSLGKDYLLKPRFESGGRGIEAWSSNGKIDDAHYLQQLVKGSPMSAAFHADGWSCQFLGMTEMLVGESAFGAPPFAWCGSIGPVKPSKKAKAALQHLGVVLTQRHDLRGVFGVDLVMDHRGNLWPIEVNPRFTESMEVIERATGRSALAPTGKAATTTGEPSEMHAKAAVFAKRAGVVGELPEGCVDARPTEPPIQPGERVCGILASGKTVRDCAAGLQAQLEAVYAAIETASH, encoded by the coding sequence ATGCCCAACCCCGTCGTCGTCATCGCGGAAGCCGGCGGGCCGCTCGCCCGCGCGGCTAAACGCGCGGGCTACGACCCATTCGTCATCGACACGCTCGGGACTGCCGACGCACCCGGCGCGGTCTGCGAATCCGCCAGGTTCCCCTTCGGCGTGCTGGACCTGATCGCCCAGGCACCCGCCGGCGCATCCGTGCTGCTGGGCGGGCCGATGGAGAACCACCCCGACCTTGTCGATGCGGTGACAAAGGGCCGGGAGCTTTTAGGCAGCTCGACCGCAGCGATGCGCAACTCCCGGCACCCGTACGCGCTGTCGACGCTCCCGCCGTTCGCGGGGCTTCGGCTGTGCAGGACGAAGACCCGACTCTCCTTCGCGGGCCGGCTCGCGCGTCTGGCGTTCGGATCGCTGGGCAAAGACTACCTGCTCAAGCCGCGCTTCGAGTCGGGCGGCCGGGGCATCGAAGCGTGGTCGTCGAACGGGAAGATCGACGATGCGCACTACCTCCAACAACTGGTCAAGGGCTCGCCGATGAGCGCGGCGTTCCACGCCGACGGCTGGTCGTGCCAGTTCCTGGGGATGACGGAGATGCTCGTGGGCGAGTCAGCATTTGGAGCGCCGCCCTTCGCGTGGTGCGGCTCGATCGGGCCGGTCAAGCCCTCGAAGAAGGCCAAGGCCGCGCTGCAGCACCTGGGCGTGGTGCTCACCCAGCGGCACGACCTGCGCGGCGTGTTCGGCGTCGACCTCGTGATGGACCACCGCGGCAACCTCTGGCCCATTGAAGTCAACCCCCGCTTCACCGAGTCGATGGAAGTGATCGAACGCGCGACGGGCCGCAGCGCCCTCGCGCCCACCGGCAAGGCCGCGACGACCACGGGCGAGCCGTCAGAAATGCACGCCAAAGCCGCAGTCTTCGCGAAACGCGCGGGCGTGGTGGGCGAACTGCCTGAGGGCTGCGTCGATGCACGGCCGACAGAGCCCCCAATCCAGCCCGGCGAACGGGTGTGCGGCATCCTGGCCTCGGGCAAGACGGTGCGCGACTGCGCGGCGGGGTTACAAGCCCAACTCGAAGCGGTGTACGCTGCGATCGAGACTGCATCCCATTGA
- a CDS encoding prepilin-type N-terminal cleavage/methylation domain-containing protein: protein MKNTAMHLISPKNARPGEGDRAGFTLIELLVVISIIALLIGILLPALGKARQSARAAQDLASLKQMETAHQAYMTDNKGYFVNAGLPHGVAPTNPQIAWVASLREYYQTELILRSPLDESPHWPGGEPVPNTPGDVFRQTSYGINSFLTDVKLNGTNPLGGPAWDRIDRVLSERSPTELVHFLPMATEGEFAGADHPHPEEWDLFGTGGAVVADLAGRQVELHAVRGPARDFGGVANWGFLDGHASASTFGTIYLSESKNRFDPEAGPTD, encoded by the coding sequence ATGAAAAACACCGCCATGCACCTCATCAGCCCAAAAAACGCTCGCCCAGGCGAGGGGGACCGAGCGGGTTTCACCCTCATCGAGCTGCTCGTCGTGATCTCCATTATCGCGCTGCTCATCGGCATCCTGCTCCCGGCTCTGGGCAAAGCGCGTCAGTCGGCGCGGGCCGCTCAGGACCTGGCCAGTCTCAAGCAGATGGAGACCGCGCACCAGGCCTACATGACCGACAACAAGGGCTACTTCGTCAACGCGGGCCTCCCCCACGGCGTCGCGCCGACCAACCCGCAGATCGCCTGGGTCGCGTCGCTGCGCGAGTACTACCAGACCGAGTTGATCCTGAGATCCCCCCTGGATGAAAGCCCGCACTGGCCCGGAGGAGAGCCCGTGCCCAACACCCCGGGGGACGTCTTCCGCCAGACGAGCTACGGCATCAACAGCTTCCTGACCGACGTGAAGCTCAACGGGACCAACCCGCTGGGCGGGCCGGCGTGGGACCGGATCGACCGCGTCTTGTCGGAGCGTTCGCCGACCGAGCTGGTCCACTTCCTGCCGATGGCGACCGAGGGTGAGTTCGCGGGGGCCGACCACCCCCACCCCGAGGAGTGGGACCTGTTCGGCACGGGCGGCGCGGTCGTCGCCGACCTCGCGGGCAGGCAGGTCGAGCTCCACGCCGTGCGTGGGCCGGCGCGCGACTTTGGCGGTGTCGCCAACTGGGGCTTCCTCGACGGCCACGCCAGCGCCTCCACCTTCGGCACCATCTACCTCAGCGAATCGAAAAACCGCTTCGACCCCGAGGCCGGCCCCACCGACTGA
- a CDS encoding PEP-CTERM sorting domain-containing protein (PEP-CTERM proteins occur, often in large numbers, in the proteomes of bacteria that also encode an exosortase, a predicted intramembrane cysteine proteinase. The presence of a PEP-CTERM domain at a protein's C-terminus predicts cleavage within the sorting domain, followed by covalent anchoring to some some component of the (usually Gram-negative) cell surface. Many PEP-CTERM proteins exhibit an unusual sequence composition that includes large numbers of potential glycosylation sites. Expression of one such protein has been shown restore the ability of a bacterium to form floc, a type of biofilm.): protein MKQALTLTALTAALAAGPTALAHEGGDLMIYDNASGGLSFGLYDFDGGTGEVISPGPIDLAITELDGNWEGTGMPGSDEPGWATDGSEPNDPDGIAFAFPANTQLNVAANVLPVLGGNAAYWDGIGAVAFTTAMPNGVIVEGAFGSELDLDGSATAPAGTVSPWISGGDGTAHDHLEFLLDADDANAATGVYLISLSASAGALDSEPLYVLLGWGGSDFTDEQLEAAIESAEGYVESEIVPEPGSLALLGAAGLLLARRRR, encoded by the coding sequence ATGAAGCAAGCTCTGACCCTGACCGCCCTGACCGCCGCTCTCGCGGCCGGCCCGACCGCGCTGGCCCACGAGGGCGGCGACCTGATGATCTACGACAACGCCAGCGGCGGACTGTCGTTTGGGCTCTACGACTTCGACGGCGGGACCGGCGAGGTGATCTCCCCCGGCCCCATCGACCTCGCCATCACCGAGCTTGATGGCAACTGGGAAGGCACCGGCATGCCCGGGTCCGACGAGCCGGGCTGGGCCACCGACGGCAGCGAGCCCAACGACCCCGACGGCATCGCCTTCGCCTTCCCCGCCAACACCCAGCTCAACGTGGCGGCCAACGTGCTCCCCGTCTTGGGCGGCAACGCGGCGTACTGGGACGGCATCGGCGCGGTCGCGTTCACCACGGCGATGCCCAACGGCGTGATCGTCGAGGGCGCGTTCGGCTCGGAGCTCGACCTCGACGGCTCGGCCACCGCGCCCGCAGGCACCGTCTCGCCCTGGATCAGCGGCGGCGACGGCACGGCCCACGACCACCTCGAGTTTCTCCTCGACGCCGACGACGCCAACGCCGCCACAGGCGTGTACCTGATCTCGCTCTCCGCCTCGGCGGGCGCGCTCGACAGCGAGCCGCTCTATGTGCTCCTGGGCTGGGGCGGCAGCGACTTCACGGACGAGCAGCTCGAAGCCGCGATCGAATCGGCCGAGGGCTACGTCGAATCCGAGATCGTGCCCGAGCCCGGCTCGCTGGCGCTGCTCGGCGCGGCGGGGCTGCTGCTGGCCCGGCGTCGACGATGA
- a CDS encoding LamG domain-containing protein — translation MRADTHSPAYRTPGLETLEPRLLLCASSAITADLTTELNAWWRFDEPGVATVADESGSASTHSGTLNGAAGVSALGLCGGAGVFAGGEMNVANHNDINLDTNAKRTIALWFNADDLDAPGRQMLYEEGGGTRGLNIYLDAGQLVVGGWNRAESGWQGTWLSTQAVWAGQWHHVVLTLDGTATTQPDALRAYLDGNLFASGEGSQLWSHSGDITIGGVGDTLFPDGGSGAAAFLGLIDDFRIYNRALSPHDVAVLSGQYNEGAAITLATTWRDDLTAFYNLPEAVETVLHNDGTAVSDTTTHPTAKTPSSAEADKPGGFTAPGVDETPEQATPETNAPPPPPPDTTVDTGANAADNADPSLDDTSTAHAEAEPSDDEEAPRVTEVPTDGKASPQETKPRHPNADPLPVPASSRAPRDD, via the coding sequence ATGCGTGCAGATACCCACAGCCCGGCCTATCGCACCCCCGGCCTCGAAACCCTCGAGCCCCGGTTGCTTTTGTGCGCCAGCAGCGCGATCACGGCCGACCTCACGACCGAGCTCAACGCGTGGTGGCGCTTCGATGAGCCCGGCGTCGCGACCGTCGCAGACGAATCGGGCAGCGCGAGCACCCACAGCGGGACACTCAACGGCGCTGCAGGCGTTTCCGCGCTCGGGCTCTGCGGCGGCGCAGGCGTCTTCGCCGGCGGCGAGATGAACGTCGCGAACCATAACGACATCAACCTCGACACGAACGCGAAGCGCACCATCGCGCTCTGGTTCAATGCCGACGACCTCGACGCCCCGGGCCGACAGATGCTCTACGAAGAAGGCGGCGGCACGCGCGGGCTCAACATCTACCTCGACGCAGGCCAACTCGTCGTCGGCGGGTGGAACCGCGCCGAAAGCGGCTGGCAAGGCACCTGGCTCTCAACCCAAGCGGTCTGGGCCGGGCAGTGGCACCACGTCGTGCTCACGCTCGACGGCACAGCCACCACCCAGCCCGACGCGCTGCGCGCCTACCTCGACGGAAACCTGTTCGCCAGTGGCGAGGGCTCGCAGCTCTGGTCACACAGCGGCGACATCACGATCGGCGGCGTCGGCGACACGCTCTTCCCCGACGGCGGCAGCGGCGCGGCCGCGTTCCTCGGCTTGATCGACGACTTCCGGATCTACAACCGTGCGCTGTCGCCCCACGATGTCGCCGTCCTCAGCGGCCAATACAACGAAGGCGCAGCGATCACCCTCGCAACGACTTGGCGCGACGACCTCACCGCGTTCTACAACCTGCCCGAAGCGGTCGAGACGGTCCTGCACAACGATGGCACTGCCGTATCAGACACCACGACCCACCCCACCGCGAAAACACCATCAAGCGCCGAGGCCGACAAGCCCGGCGGCTTTACGGCACCGGGCGTCGATGAAACCCCAGAGCAGGCAACGCCCGAGACGAACGCGCCGCCCCCACCGCCACCCGACACCACCGTGGACACTGGCGCGAATGCCGCCGACAACGCCGACCCTTCTCTTGACGATACCTCAACGGCCCATGCCGAGGCCGAACCGTCCGACGACGAAGAGGCGCCGCGTGTCACCGAAGTCCCGACCGATGGCAAAGCATCACCGCAAGAAACAAAGCCGCGCCACCCCAACGCCGACCCTCTCCCCGTGCCTGCCTCGTCCCGTGCACCGCGAGACGACTAG
- a CDS encoding PF20097 family protein, with product MTTPHDALRCPTCHALMQVGFLPVSDGLHFMRGDGKAAANFAEDLPGTHAVMRSNRLLAWRCKPCQVVVFKYGRDNAKHIERITALDEEAAAAQSDSDTDSADS from the coding sequence ATGACCACCCCCCACGACGCTCTCCGCTGCCCGACGTGCCACGCCCTGATGCAGGTCGGCTTCCTACCCGTCTCCGACGGGCTCCACTTCATGCGCGGCGACGGCAAGGCCGCCGCGAACTTCGCCGAAGACCTGCCCGGCACCCACGCCGTCATGCGCAGCAACCGCCTGCTCGCCTGGCGCTGCAAGCCCTGCCAGGTCGTCGTCTTCAAGTACGGCCGCGACAACGCCAAACACATCGAACGCATCACGGCGCTCGACGAAGAGGCCGCCGCCGCGCAGAGCGATAGCGACACAGACAGCGCCGACAGCTGA
- the tyrS gene encoding tyrosine--tRNA ligase, which produces MTTTTTTDNLFDVLQSRGLVAQCTDEKIRERLSKPVTAYIGFDPTADALHVGSLVQMMLLAHVQRCGHKPVALVGGATGLVGDPSGKTDARQMLTPDTINHNAQCIAKQVGKVVKFGDGDTDAVLVNNLDWFGSMGWIDMLREIGSRMSVGRMMSMESVKGRMTGEGEGISYLEFSYMLMQAYDFAHLFKTQGCTLQMGGQDQWGNIVIGIDLGRRLHDADLAGLTTPLVTKSDGGKFGKSEQGNVWLDKNRTSVFDFFQFWRNVSDSDVGRFFGFFTFLPMDEVNELASAKGKAINESKRRLAFEVTKLVHGEAEAVKARDSADKAFSDAADMTGDAIPSASLDAAELEAGLGILALLVRAGLAKSNSEARRLIQGGGVRLHDAKVEDPTRSLGPGDVSEGTLLLRAGKKRMFRFDVG; this is translated from the coding sequence ATGACGACCACCACCACGACCGACAACCTGTTCGACGTCCTGCAATCGCGCGGCCTGGTCGCGCAGTGTACGGACGAGAAAATCCGTGAACGCCTGAGCAAGCCGGTCACCGCCTACATCGGCTTCGACCCCACGGCCGACGCGCTGCACGTCGGGTCGCTCGTCCAGATGATGCTCCTCGCCCACGTCCAGCGCTGCGGCCACAAGCCCGTCGCGCTCGTCGGCGGCGCGACCGGGCTCGTCGGCGACCCCTCGGGCAAGACCGACGCAAGGCAGATGCTCACCCCCGACACCATCAACCACAACGCACAGTGCATCGCCAAACAGGTCGGCAAGGTCGTGAAGTTCGGCGACGGCGACACGGACGCTGTCCTCGTCAACAACCTCGACTGGTTCGGGTCGATGGGCTGGATCGACATGCTCCGCGAGATCGGGTCGCGCATGAGTGTCGGCCGAATGATGTCGATGGAGTCGGTCAAGGGCCGTATGACCGGCGAGGGCGAGGGCATCAGCTACCTCGAGTTCAGCTACATGCTGATGCAGGCCTACGACTTCGCGCACCTGTTCAAGACGCAAGGATGCACGTTGCAGATGGGCGGGCAGGACCAGTGGGGCAACATCGTCATCGGCATCGACCTGGGCCGACGTTTGCACGACGCCGACCTCGCCGGGCTCACGACGCCGCTGGTGACCAAGTCCGACGGCGGGAAGTTCGGCAAGAGCGAGCAGGGCAACGTCTGGCTTGACAAAAACCGCACGAGCGTGTTCGATTTTTTCCAGTTCTGGCGCAACGTCAGTGACAGCGACGTCGGCCGGTTCTTCGGCTTCTTCACATTCCTGCCGATGGACGAGGTTAACGAACTCGCCAGCGCCAAAGGCAAGGCGATCAACGAGAGCAAACGCCGACTCGCTTTTGAAGTCACCAAGCTCGTCCACGGCGAAGCCGAGGCGGTGAAGGCGCGCGACTCGGCCGACAAGGCGTTCAGCGATGCCGCCGACATGACGGGCGACGCGATCCCCAGCGCCTCGCTTGACGCCGCCGAGCTCGAAGCCGGGCTCGGCATCCTCGCGCTGCTCGTCCGCGCCGGCCTCGCGAAGTCCAACAGCGAGGCCCGCCGACTCATCCAGGGCGGCGGCGTCCGCCTGCACGATGCCAAGGTCGAAGACCCCACCCGCTCGCTGGGCCCCGGCGACGTCAGCGAAGGCACGCTCCTCCTCCGGGCCGGCAAAAAACGCATGTTCCGGTTTGATGTGGGGTAG
- the rny gene encoding ribonuclease Y, whose translation MHTSLLLPLALDAGMLAGGAVAGIIIGSVGMFLLMKATGIGAINAAKREAEGIIDKAKGEGETLAKQIELDARNAQAQRREQLEKELDAMRDEVAEKERRLGKREDNLERKLDMLTLKEKNAADLEAEVKKREQAIEGKKEEIDAIAAERTQALIQFRQEQKNELLRVANMNENDAKREALKAVEQECQHEAGQLIQQITERAEEEAKDNALKITLQAIQRYASDHTSESTTNAIQIPSDDMKGRVIGREGRNIRAFEAATGVDVIVDDTPGVIVVSCFDPIRRAIAAETLRRLLDDGRIHPAARIEEVTDQVRNEMQDRIVKFGKEGCIEANIQGLHGKISEMMGRLHYRTSYGQNILQHSQEVAYLCQVIAEELGLDGAIARRCGFLHDIGKAMDHEMEGGHPAIGMEFCRKLGEKEAVLNAIGGHHDDIPHTTPYTAIVMAADAISSARPGARRETLDRYVKRLEQLEGIAMDMKGVREAFAIQAGREVRVIVDPTRVDDTNCNFIARDIAKRVSEEMTFPGEIKVTVLREMRTVEFAR comes from the coding sequence GTGCATACTTCCCTCCTACTCCCGCTCGCGCTCGATGCCGGCATGCTCGCGGGCGGCGCGGTCGCTGGCATCATCATCGGCTCGGTCGGCATGTTCCTCCTGATGAAGGCCACGGGCATCGGCGCGATCAACGCCGCCAAACGCGAGGCCGAGGGCATCATCGACAAGGCCAAGGGCGAGGGCGAGACCCTCGCCAAGCAGATCGAGCTTGATGCGCGTAACGCCCAGGCCCAGCGCCGCGAGCAGCTGGAAAAAGAGCTCGACGCCATGCGCGACGAGGTCGCCGAGAAAGAGCGCCGGCTGGGCAAGCGCGAAGACAACCTCGAGCGCAAGCTCGACATGCTCACGCTCAAAGAGAAGAACGCCGCCGACCTCGAAGCCGAGGTGAAGAAGCGCGAGCAGGCCATCGAAGGCAAGAAGGAAGAGATCGACGCGATCGCCGCAGAGCGTACGCAGGCCCTGATCCAGTTCCGCCAGGAGCAGAAGAACGAGCTGCTGCGCGTCGCGAACATGAACGAGAACGACGCCAAGCGGGAGGCGCTCAAGGCCGTCGAGCAGGAGTGCCAACACGAGGCGGGCCAGCTCATCCAGCAGATCACCGAACGGGCCGAGGAAGAGGCCAAAGACAACGCGCTGAAAATCACACTCCAGGCGATCCAGCGCTACGCCAGCGACCACACGTCCGAGTCGACGACCAACGCGATCCAGATCCCCTCCGACGACATGAAGGGCCGGGTCATCGGCCGCGAGGGCCGGAACATCCGCGCCTTCGAGGCCGCGACGGGCGTGGACGTGATCGTCGACGACACGCCGGGCGTCATCGTCGTCTCGTGCTTCGACCCGATCCGCCGCGCCATCGCCGCCGAGACCCTGCGCCGCCTGCTCGACGACGGCCGCATCCACCCCGCCGCGCGCATCGAAGAGGTCACCGACCAGGTCCGAAACGAGATGCAGGACCGCATCGTGAAGTTCGGCAAGGAGGGCTGCATCGAGGCCAACATCCAGGGCCTCCACGGCAAGATCAGCGAGATGATGGGCCGGCTCCACTACCGCACGTCCTACGGCCAGAACATCCTCCAGCACTCGCAGGAAGTCGCCTACCTCTGCCAGGTCATCGCCGAGGAGCTCGGGCTCGACGGTGCCATCGCGCGGCGCTGCGGCTTCCTCCACGACATCGGCAAGGCCATGGACCACGAGATGGAGGGCGGCCACCCCGCGATCGGCATGGAGTTTTGCCGCAAGCTCGGCGAGAAAGAAGCCGTGCTCAACGCCATCGGCGGCCACCACGACGACATCCCCCACACCACGCCCTACACCGCGATCGTCATGGCCGCCGACGCGATCAGCTCGGCCCGCCCCGGCGCACGCCGCGAGACGCTGGACCGATACGTCAAGCGCCTCGAACAACTCGAAGGCATCGCCATGGACATGAAGGGCGTCCGCGAGGCCTTCGCCATCCAGGCCGGCCGCGAGGTCCGCGTCATCGTCGACCCCACCCGTGTCGACGACACCAACTGCAACTTCATCGCCCGAGACATCGCCAAACGCGTCAGCGAAGAGATGACCTTCCCCGGCGAGATCAAGGTGACGGTGCTGCGCGAGATGCGGACGGTGGAGTTCGCGCGGTAG
- a CDS encoding aldo/keto reductase translates to MPDYHADDKRYDDRHDDWFRRCGMSGLWLPAISLGCWHNFGGAGRDSGRHADEADMHANCKQMLHTAFDHGVTHFDLANNYGPPPGSAETRVGQILHDDFRGYRDELIVSSKAGWDMWPGPYGNFGSRKHILASLDQSLARLQLDYVDVFYSHRPDPTDTPLEETLGALDTAVRSGKALYCGISMYPGQRTEDVLRVCADNGLVRPIIHQPNYSMLDRWIERDLLGVTDTAGLGVITFSPLAQGLLTDKYLEKVPTNSRAGHADGFLDKGRITPKLQAQLKNLATIAQKRGQTLAQMALSWTLRDKRVTSTLIGASSPEQILENLKAAEQTHFDKQELAAIDVSLAM, encoded by the coding sequence TTGCCCGACTACCACGCCGACGACAAACGCTACGACGACCGACACGATGACTGGTTCCGCCGGTGCGGCATGTCCGGGCTCTGGCTGCCCGCGATCTCGCTGGGCTGCTGGCACAACTTCGGCGGGGCGGGACGCGACTCGGGCCGACACGCCGACGAAGCCGACATGCACGCCAATTGCAAGCAGATGCTCCACACCGCCTTCGACCACGGCGTCACCCACTTCGATCTCGCCAACAACTACGGCCCCCCGCCGGGCAGCGCGGAAACACGCGTCGGCCAAATCCTGCACGACGACTTCCGGGGCTACCGCGACGAACTCATTGTCTCCTCCAAGGCCGGCTGGGATATGTGGCCCGGGCCGTACGGCAACTTCGGCTCGCGCAAACACATCCTCGCCTCGCTCGACCAGTCCCTCGCCCGGCTCCAACTCGACTACGTCGACGTGTTCTACTCCCACCGCCCCGACCCGACCGACACGCCGCTCGAAGAAACGCTCGGCGCGCTCGACACCGCCGTGCGCAGCGGCAAGGCGCTCTACTGCGGCATCAGCATGTACCCCGGCCAACGCACTGAAGATGTCCTGCGCGTCTGCGCCGACAACGGGCTCGTCCGGCCCATCATCCACCAGCCCAACTACTCGATGCTCGACCGCTGGATCGAACGCGACCTGCTGGGCGTGACCGACACCGCGGGCCTGGGTGTGATCACGTTCAGCCCGCTGGCGCAGGGGCTGTTGACGGACAAGTACCTGGAGAAGGTGCCCACGAACTCGCGGGCTGGGCACGCCGACGGGTTCCTCGACAAGGGCCGCATCACCCCCAAGCTGCAGGCCCAGCTCAAGAACCTCGCCACCATCGCGCAGAAACGCGGCCAGACGCTCGCGCAGATGGCGCTGTCGTGGACCTTGCGTGACAAACGCGTGACCTCGACCCTGATCGGCGCGAGCAGCCCGGAGCAGATCCTTGAGAACCTCAAGGCCGCCGAGCAGACCCACTTCGACAAGCAGGAACTCGCCGCGATCGACGTGTCGCTGGCGATGTAG